One window of Medicago truncatula cultivar Jemalong A17 chromosome 2, MtrunA17r5.0-ANR, whole genome shotgun sequence genomic DNA carries:
- the LOC11429256 gene encoding secretory carrier-associated membrane protein translates to MAGRYDSNPFDEEQVNPFSNSGGVAPATNSRPAPLNPERAGYNYGFGQTVDIPLDASTDVKKKERELQAKEAELRKREQEVRRKEEAISRAGIVIEEKNWPPFFPIIHHDIANEIPVHLQRLQYVAFFSLLGLVLCLTWNVVAVTAAWIKGEGVKIWFLAIIYFIAGVPGAYVLWYKPLYRAFRTDSAIKFGWFFLFYLLHLGFCILAAVAPPIVFKGKSLTGILSAIDVIGDYTIIGIFYFIGFGLFCLETLISVWVIQQVYMYFRGGGKTAEMKREAALGAMGAALR, encoded by the exons aaTTCTGGAGGTGTTGCCCCTGCCACAAATTCAAGACCTGCACCTCTTAATCCCGAACGTGCTGGTTACAATTATGGTTTTGGGCAGACAGTTGATATACCTCTTGATGCATCAACG GATGTCAAAAAGAAGGAAAGAGAACTCCAAGCTAAGGAGGCTGAATTAAGAAAACGAGAGCAG GAAGTAAGACGGAAAGAAGAAGCCATTTCAAGAG CTGGAATTGTTATTGAAGAGAAGAATTGGCCACCATTTTTCCCAATTATCCATCATGATATCGCGAATGAAATTCCAGTTCACCTTCAAAGACTTCAATATGTTGCGTTTTTTTCGTTGTTAG GGTTAGTGTTGTGCCTTACATGGAATGTTGTAGCTGTCACCGCAGCTTGGATTAAGGGAGAAG GTGTAAAAATATGGTTTCTTGCCATTATCTACTTCATAGCAGGGGTTCCTGGAGCATATGTCCTGTGGTATAAACCATTATATCGTGCATTTAG GACTGACAGTGCTATTAAATTTGGATGGTTTTTTCTGTTTTACCTg CTTCACCTTGGGTTCTGTATCTTAGCTGCTGTTGCCCCTCCTATAGTTTTCAAAGGAAAATCCCTGAC GGGAATTCTGTCAGCCATAGATGTGATTGGTGACTATACTATTATTGGG ATTTTCTACTTCATTGGATTTGGATTGTTCTGTCTTGAAACATTGATCAGTGTCTGGGTTATCCAG CAAGTATATATGTACTTCCGTGGCGGTGGTAAGACTGCTGAGATGAAGAGGGAAGCTGCACTGGGAGCAATGGGGGCTGCTCTACGATGA
- the LOC11424246 gene encoding PAP-specific phosphatase HAL2-like yields MSFSSTIIRPRMLLGQTTRFNNNDAFTLSHVVQPQPLVRGSCSFSLSTTRHIGFVSKFDQTCSSASPIMEDEDQKKFSFFSKSEKEDDEEYSKELDVAVRAVQMACSLCQRVQESLISKTNHQVQSKDDNSPVTVADWSVQAVVSWILSECLGSENISIVAEEDVQTLSKSNASELLDSVVKTVNDCLAEAPRFGVQKPKSPLGNSEVLDIISRCNSTGGPSGRFWVLDPVDGTLGFVRGDQYAVALALVEDGEVVLGVLGCPNYPMRKEWLSYQHRYHRIVSKLTPPTSESWNKGCVLYAKKGTGKAWMQPLLHVNKMFVWPNHAIQIFVSNIDNPALATFCEPVEKANSSHSFTAGLAHSVGLRKQPLRVYSMVKYAAIGRGDAEVFMKFARAGYKEKIWDHAAGVIIIQEAGGVVTDAGGCPLDFSKGLYLEGLDRGIIACSGASLHGKIIDAVDASWGCSSL; encoded by the exons ATGTCTTTCTCTAGCACAATAATCCGACCACGTATGTTGTTGGGAcaaacaacaagattcaacaacaatGATGCATTCACACTCTCCCACGTTGTTCAACCACAACCACTTGTACGAGGTTCTTGTTCCTTCTCACTCTCAACGACCCGCCACAttggttttgtttcaaaattcgACCAAACCTGTTCTTCTGCTTCACCTATCATGGAGGATGAGGATCAGAAAAAGTTTAGTTTTTTCTCCAAATCagaaaaagaagatgatgaagaatatTCCAAGGAATTGGATGTTGCTGTCAGAGCAGTGCAAATGGCTTGTTCACTTTGTCAGAGAGTGCAGGAGAGTTTGATTTCCAAAACCAATCATCAGGTTCAGTCTAAGGATGATAATTCTCCTGTTACTGTTGCTG ATTGGAGTGTCCAAGCAGTTGTGAGCTGGATATTATCTGAGTGTCTAGGAAGCGAAAATATCTCAATTGTAGCTGAAGAAGATGTTCAAACTCTCTCCAAATCTAATGCATCTGAACTATTAGACTCTGTGGTTAAAACTGTGAATGATTGCCTAGCTGAAGCGCCTCGATTTGGTGTTCAGAAGCCAAAATCACCACTTGGAAATTCAGAAGTTCTCGATATTATAAGTCGCTGCAACTCAACCGGTGGTCCATCTGGAAGATTTTGGGTACTAGATCCTGTTGATGGCACACTCGGGTTTGTTCGTGGCGATCAATATGCTGTAGCTCTAGCGCTCGTAGAGGATGGAGAAGTagtgcttggtgttcttggcTGTCCAAATTACCCTATGCGGAAGGAATGGTTAAGTTATCAACACCGGTATCATAGGATTGTATCGAAGTTGACTCCTCCAACTTCTGAAAGTTGGAACAAAGGTTGTGTGCTATATGCTAAAAAGGGTACAGGAAAGGCTTGGATGCAACCATTGCTACATGTGAATAAGATGTTTGTGTGGCCAAACCATGCAATACAAATTTTTGTCTCTAACATTGACAATCCAGCTTTGGCCACTTTTTGTGAACCAGTTGAGAAGGCCAATTCAAGCCATTCTTTTACTGCAGGACTTGCTCACAGTGTTGGTCTCAG GAAACAACCATTAAGAGTATACAGCATGGTAAAATATGCAGCAATAGGTCGTGGAGATGCAGAGGTATTCATGAAATTTGCAAGGGCAGGTTACAAGGAGAAAATATGGGATCATGCTGCAGGTGTTATTATCATACAAGAAGCTGGTGGAGTGGTAACAGATGCTGGAGGGTGTCCCCTAGACTTCTCAAAAGGATTATATTTAGAAGGCTTAGATCGCGGTATAATTGCTTGTTCTGGAGCCTCATTGCATGGAAAGATCATTGATGCTGTTGATGCTAGCTGGGGCTGTTCCAGCCTTTGA
- the LOC11434352 gene encoding NDR1/HIN1-like protein 13 — MADPTQPHNSPPTKQDDAVAPKQIPKPLNSKLNPPQRALVIKAPKNQTFSVSPSEKARRYQEYTRLRQRPNRRCRCFCWFMALTFLLIVLLGIATGTLYLILRPKALKYSIQDINIKGMNTTWPSSEATILPKFDLTVRASNPNDKIEIFYEKDNSAEIFYNNVKLCKGVLPEFYQPSNNVTVLKTVLEGIKLGREDQKALVEVQTEEQEVLLITKLRSYVKIKVGSVKTWKMAINVDCGVTLDGLRENPEIVSSNCDKFRVNIL; from the coding sequence ATGGCTGACCCAACTCAACCCCACAACTCTCCACCAACCAAACAAGATGATGCCGTGGCTCCTAAGCAAATTCCAAAGCCGTTGAATTCTAAGCTTAATCCGCCGCAGAGAGCCCTAGTCATCAAAGCTCCCAAGAATCAAACCTTCAGTGTCTCTCCATCGGAGAAAGCTCGCCGCTACCAAGAATACACTCGCCTAAGACAACGCCCTAACCGGCGATGCCGTTGCTTTTGTTGGTTTATGGCATTAACCTTCCTCCTCATCGTGCTCCTCGGTATTGCTACTGGCACTCTCTACCTCATTCTCCGTCCCAAGGCGCTGAAATACTCTATCCAAGACATCAACATCAAAGGAATGAACACAACATGGCCATCGTCTGAGGCAACCATATTGCCGAAGTTTGACCTCACTGTTAGGGCTAGTAACCCAAACGACAAGATTGAAATCTTTTATGAGAAAGATAACTCTGCtgaaatattttataacaaCGTGAAGCTGTGTAAAGGCGTTTTGCCAGAGTTTTATCAACCATCAAATAATGTGACGGTATTAAAGACGGTGTTAGAAGGGATCAAGCTAGGAAGAGAGGATCAAAAAGCGTTGGTGGAGGTGCAGACTGAAGAACAAGAAGTGTTGTTGATCACTAAGCTAAGATCATACGTGAAAATAAAAGTAGGGTCTGTTAAAACGTGGAAGATGGCCATTAACGTTGATTGTGGTGTGACATTGGATGGACTAAGGGAGAATCCTGAGATTGTTTCTAGTAATTGTGATAAATTTAGAGTGAATATTTTGTAA
- the LOC11434351 gene encoding keratin, type II cytoskeletal 1 — translation MKTMTTFLLLTTLLLIVTSSLATRPVSSGSSPSTQVKHPKDKNNNQGGGGGSIPGVGGIPGGYFGPGGGFNIPGFGNGFGNGVGGGYGSGYGGPNGGHSKNGIVRPTVVCKDKGPCYQKKLTCPAKCFSSFSRSGKGYGGGGGGGGCTIDCKKKCSAYC, via the coding sequence atgaaaactatgACCACCTTTCTCTTGCTTACTACTCTACTGCTCATAGTTACATCCTCTTTGGCAACCCGACCCGTTTCATCTGGATCTTCTCCTTCTACTCAAGTCAAACACCCTAAGgacaaaaacaacaaccaaggaggtggtggtggtagtATTCCAGGTGTTGGTGGAATTCCAGGTGGCTATTTTGGGCCTGGAGGAGGGTTTAACATTCCAGGATTTGGAAATGGGTTTGGTAATGGAGTTGGAGGTGGATATGGATCCGGGTATGGAGGTCCAAATGGAGGACACTCTAAAAATGGTATAGTAAGACCTACTGTTGTGTGCAAAGACAAAGGTCCATGTTACCAGAAAAAGTTGACATGTCCAGCTAAGTGTTTCTCCTCTTTCAGCCGTTCTGGCAAGGGCTATGGCGGTGGCGGCGGTGGTGGTGGCTGTACCATTGATTGCAAAAAGAAGTGCAGTGCCTATTGTTAA